The following are encoded together in the Erwinia sp. E602 genome:
- the phnG gene encoding phosphonate C-P lyase system protein PhnG yields the protein MEAQKTRQHWLSVLAHSTPQQLLAHWPAQLQPAYQLLRAPETGLTRLQARMGGTGKRFILGDTTVTRAVVRLNNGLCGYSYVLGRDHQHAERCALLDALLQGEQSAALQQQIIAPLAALRQEQLTLRSREVASSRVDFFTLVRGDN from the coding sequence ATGGAAGCACAGAAGACCCGTCAGCACTGGCTGTCGGTGCTGGCCCACAGCACGCCGCAGCAGCTGCTGGCCCACTGGCCCGCTCAGCTTCAGCCGGCGTATCAGCTGCTGCGCGCACCTGAAACCGGCCTGACCCGCCTGCAGGCGCGGATGGGCGGCACCGGTAAACGCTTTATCCTCGGTGACACTACCGTCACCCGGGCGGTGGTCAGGCTGAACAACGGCTTATGCGGCTACAGCTACGTGCTGGGCCGTGACCATCAGCACGCCGAACGCTGCGCGCTGCTGGATGCGCTGCTGCAGGGGGAACAGTCTGCTGCCCTGCAGCAGCAGATTATTGCGCCGCTGGCGGCCCTGCGTCAGGAGCAGCTGACGCTGCGCTCGCGCGAGGTGGCCAGCAGCCGCGTCGACTTCTTTACCCTGGTCCGGGGAGATAACTAA
- the phnF gene encoding phosphonate metabolism transcriptional regulator PhnF produces MLNMSRHPTTLYQAIASQLEQELHRYRCGDYLPPEKQLAAQYAVNRHTLRRAVDQLVEKGLVQRRQGVGILVLMRPYNYPLHAQARFSQNLLEQGSHPTSERLLAVLRPCNSDVATALGCQEGDTVIHLRTLRRVNGVPVCVINHWLPELSWWPQLQTFTSGSLHDFMQQHLTSGLSRRQTRITARRAQAKESRLLEVALHAPLLCVRTLNTETDGGRMAEYSVSLTRADMIELTLEH; encoded by the coding sequence ATGCTGAACATGTCCAGACATCCGACCACTTTATACCAGGCGATTGCCAGCCAGCTGGAGCAGGAGCTGCATCGCTACCGCTGTGGCGACTATCTGCCGCCGGAGAAACAGCTGGCGGCGCAGTATGCGGTTAACCGCCATACGCTGCGTCGGGCGGTGGACCAGCTGGTAGAGAAGGGGCTGGTGCAGCGCCGCCAGGGAGTGGGGATTCTGGTGCTGATGCGCCCGTACAACTACCCGCTGCATGCTCAGGCACGTTTCAGTCAGAACCTGCTTGAGCAGGGCAGCCATCCGACCAGCGAACGCCTGCTGGCGGTGCTGCGCCCGTGCAACAGCGACGTGGCGACGGCGCTGGGCTGTCAGGAAGGTGACACGGTGATCCATCTGCGCACCCTGCGCCGGGTCAACGGCGTGCCGGTGTGCGTGATCAATCACTGGCTGCCGGAGCTGAGCTGGTGGCCGCAGTTGCAAACGTTCACCAGCGGATCGCTGCATGACTTTATGCAGCAGCATCTGACCTCCGGCCTCAGCCGCAGGCAGACGCGGATCACCGCGCGCCGCGCGCAGGCGAAGGAGAGCCGGCTGCTGGAGGTGGCGCTGCACGCGCCGCTGCTCTGCGTGCGCACCCTGAACACCGAAACCGACGGCGGCAGAATGGCGGAATACTCCGTCAGCCTGACCCGCGCCGATATGATTGAACTGACGCTGGAGCACTAA